CGTCGAAGGCGAAGTCGACCGTCAGGTCTTCACCAACGACACGCGACGTCCGGACAGCGGTTCCGCCCTGATCCTCGAACAGCAAGGCGATCGGGTTCTTCTGCAGGCCGGCTACGCCCACGGTGCCGAAGTCGGTAGCCGTTTCGCTCTCTCCGACAAACAACCCGATGGCAAAACGGAAATCGAGATCGAAGAGGTGGGGTCGGTCCTCTCCTGGGGACGGATGGCACCTGGCCGCGGCGAGCAACAAATCCCCGTCGGGAGTCATGCGCGCGCCCTCTCACCGCCCCCGACCGAGCGACCGACGGTCTCCCTCGCCCCCGCCCTGGCGCAGCACCTGGCATTCTTCGAGATCGCCCTCGTCGATCTGGCAACGCTCACCCTCGATCCTCCCTCGAAAGCCGACATCCGCATCGAACCTTGCGGCGACCGAATCGCCGTCCGGTTTGCCGGACAAGCCGTCGCCGACTCGGGGGATCCTCGAGAGGTGGTGGACTGGGTTCGCCATCTGGCCTTCTTCGATCGAGTTCGCAGGCTCCAGAACTCCGCCCCCGGACCAGGTCTCGCCCAGAGTCTGGCGGCCAGCCTGAGACGGCCGACGGATCCAACCTCCGGACGCCCCGTTCAAAGACTCGAGACAGGTTGCGAGGAGCGGTTTTACCTCGAGCTTCACAATCGAGCCGAGATGGCGATCAACCTGGCAATTCTCAACCTCGACTCCGCCTTTGCGATCGAGCGGATTTACCCTCGGCGATCCGAAGGGCCGTTCTTCTCCCTCGAGGCGGGAGCGAGGGCCTCTCTTCCCTTCGAAACCACCGGGCCGGCGGGTCGGGAGCTGCTGAAGGTCATCGCCGCCCTCCAAGGAATCGATCTCACCCCCCTCGAGCGCCCGCCACTGAACGCGTTGGTCCGGCGATCCGGAGCTGAACCCGAGGCCGAGCAACCGGAAAGACTGCTGACGAGAACCGCAGGCGACTGGATCAGCCTCAATTTCGAGGTCATTGCGAAGTGAGACAAGAAAATTTTTTTGAACGTTTTTCTCATCCTGGTTTCACACGGATCGGTCGGATCCATTTCGGTCGCAACCAACAACCAGGAGAATACAAATGCCGAGAAGCTATCCTTCTCCCTACTTGGGAAACATCAACACTCGTGAAGTTCACAAACTGAGCAACGAGAAGGCCGGCTGCCAGATTGCCACCATCCTCGCTCATGGCCATGACGTCCCTTTCTACTCCCTCGATGCAGCAAAGCGACAAGATTACGATCCCTGCGCCCACTGCCTTCCGGGCTCCAAACGCTAGGATGACCGCTTTCTTCGGGAGCCTGTTGCTCCGACGCACCGGGTGGGCGATCCTCGTCGGGCTCGCCTGCCCTTTTCTCCTGGCAGCCCAGAGCCAAGTCGTCGAAAAGCCTCCTCTGCCACCAGCGATGCGAGAGATCTCGCAGCAGCTCGCCAAGGGACAGTGCGCCGAAGCCCTCCGGGACCTGGAGAAGCTCGAGAAACAAATGCTCGCCTCCGGCGTCCGAGCCGACTTTCTGCTCCTGCGCAGCCGGGCTCACGAATGCCTCGAGGAGTGGCCCTCGGCGCTAGCCGATGTCGAGACCTATCTCGACATCGAGCCGCGGGACTCCGAGAGTCACCTCCGGCGTGGAGAGCTCCTCGTCGAGCTGAATCGATTCGAAGAAGCGATCGCAGCCTTCCAGAGAGCTGCCGAGCTCAGGGCATTGGCCGCACGGAAGAAACCTCCTACCACACGCGATTCAGGCGCTTCCTCGCCTTCCTCCAGGCCGGCGGGAAGCTGCACACCTCGCTCTGAATGCTGTCGCGTTTGCGGCAAAGGAAAGGCCTGCGGCAACTCCTGCATCAGCACCCGATTCACCTGCCGCAAGGGCCGCGGCTGCGCCTGCAACAGCTACGACATCTGCTAGCCTGACCTTTCATCACTTGAGTTCGAAATTGATTTCCTGCCGTCGGCAACCACGGAGGGCGCCGTGAAGTATCAGAATTTCGTCCTGAGCTTTTCCCGCGACAATGATGGCAATTGGGTGGTCGAAGCCAGCTCGCCAACGGGCGAATCGAAGTCTCAGCCCTTCCGGCCCGACCCGGCCTTCACCAGGATCTATCGCGGCGTCCGGCCGGCCGGCGAACCGAACCCTTCGCCCGAAGAACATGGCGAACACCTCTACCGTGCCCTTTTCGACGGCGAGCTCGGCAAGCTGTTCGAGAACAACTTCGGGGCCGTCGAAGCTTCCGCCGATCGCGGCCTGCGACTGCTGCTGAAATTCGACCCTCGACACCGCGAGCTGATGAGCCTGCCTTGGGAGCTGCTCTTCCGACAACGAACCGGCAACTTCCTCGGTCTCTCCCGCAAGACTCCCATCGTGCGAGCGCTCGACGTTCCGAGCCGCAGCATTGCCCCCAAGCACCCAGAACGCCTGAAGGTCCTCGCCGTGCGGGGCCGAGGTGGCGGGCCCAGCCTTGATCTCGACCGCGAAGTCGAACAGCTGACCCAGGGAATCGAAAAGGTGGCGGAGATTCGCGAGCTCACCCCCGAGAGTCGTTCACGGCTTCGCCGCACGCTGCTCGAAGACGCTTATCACGTGTTGCACATCATGGCCCATAGCGAGGTCGATCCGAGATCCCACGAAGGCCGCCTCTTCCTCGGCATGGCGGATCAGTCCGACCTTTCGATCACCGGCCAGGAGCTTGCCTTGGAGGTGCGCGACGCGTCGTCGCTTCAGCTCATCTTCCTCAATTCCTGCGAGTCCGCCCGCGGCGGAGCGATGGCTCAGAGGTCCGACTTCTCCGGTATCGCCAGCGCTCTCCTACGCACCGGCTTCCCGGCCGTCGTCGCCATGAACCAACCGATCTCGGACGCGGCGGCGATCGCCTTCAGCAGCGAGTTCTACCGCCGCCTCGCCCTCGGCGACTCTCTCGAGGAGGCCACCAACGAGGGCCGACTGGCGATTCATCGCCTCGATGGAGGGTCGACGGAATGGTCGACCCCCGTGCTGTTCTCAGGACCCGAGACGATTCGTCTGGTGGCACCACAATCCTCGTCGCCACGCCGATCGAGTCGCTTCCGCAAGAGCCTCCTGGGCGCCACCGCCTTCACGCTGATGGCGGCGCTGGTGGCCTTTGTACCGTGGCGAAGCGATCGTCGAGCCCTGCCGACGGAATCCACTGAACCACCCATCGGCAAAGCGGAAGCCGCCCACCCGGTCCTGATGCTCGATGAAATCTTCTACGATGCCGTCAAAGACGACGACGGATTCGAATACATCGTTCTCTACAACTCCGGCCCGGTCGACATCGACCTCGGCGGCTACAGCCTCGGCGCCGGCGGCGAGCACTACAACCACACGACGATTCAGCTCGAGGGCATCATCGGCGCAGGGCAGATTTTCGTCGTCGGCGGACCGGAATCGAACGAAAGAAACGGCTTTCCCGAATTCGATCAGCGCGTCAATATCCAACCGGACTTGCAGAACGTCACCAGCGAGGCCGCCGACGGCGTCGCCCTCTTCGACCGCCCCAAAGCTCAAATCAAGCAGGAAACGGTACCGATCGATGCCGTCATCTACGGCGAGAAGAACACCAATCGCCTGATCGACCGCCATGGCGACGTCGCCAAGCCTCACGTCGGCATGGCCCCCAAGGGCCACTGCCTGGAGAGGGTCGACCTCGCCGGAAACTGGCGCATCAGCAGCCAGCCGACCCCCAACCGTTCGAACTTGAGAGACGGAAATCGGCCCTAAGGTCGAGCGCTTCGCGGGGGCGACCTACGGATCTCCAATCAACCTAAGCCAGAAACGCCAGCATCATCCCGAGGTCGAACAGGTTTTCGACGATGTAGTCCGGCTCTTCGACGTTGGGGTAGAGCACCTTTTCAGGACGGGCGATGAAGGCGGTTTGCATGCCGACGCTTTTGGCGCCGGCGAGGTCCCAGCCGTGGGCCGCCACCATCAGCGCCTGCTCGGCGGGGACGTCGAGGTCGTCGAGGACCATGCGGTAGGCGTCCGGATGGGGCTTGTATTTGCCGATGGTCTCGATGCTGTAGCGCCGCTCGAAGAACTCGGTCAGCCCGGCGTTGCGAAACTGGGTTTCGACACCCTGGGACGAGGAGTTGGTCAAGCTGACCAGGCGGAACGGCCCTTTCACCAGGGTCTCGAGGGCCGGGATGACGTCGTCGTGGGGCGGCAGGCTGAGGATGGGCTCGACGGCCTTGCGGGCCTGCTCCCGCGACAGCTCGAGGCCCTGGGCTTCGGCCACCATCATCAGGGCGGCGGTACCGATCTCGCCGAAGTCGTGGAAGGTGCCGGTCACCGTTTCGACCAGAGAATGGTGCAGCATGGTCGAAAACCACCAGGGGACGAGGTCTTCGCGGCCGCCGAGAACTGCTCCGACGGTCCGTTTCACCGGTGCGAGATCGAGCAAGGTCTCGTTGACGTCGAAGACCAAGACTCTCGGCTTGACTGGTTCGGTCACCTCTCGCCCTCCGCGTGGGACCCGGATTCGTCGCCGGTCCCGCGTTCGAGCCGGAGCCGGCGCAGCTCCTCGGCTACCTCCTCGAGCTCCGGCGAATCCGCGGCCATCGTTTCACGGCGAATCTCGTGGGCGCGATGCAAATGGGTCTCGGCCTCTTCGAAGCGACCCTGGCGCCGGTAGAGACGACCGAGATTCAGCAGCGTGTGAGTGATGAACTGGCCCCGCGGCCCAAAATGCTCCTCGATCTGATGCAAGCTCTGGAGCAGGACGTTTTCGGCCTCTTCGTCCTTGCCTTGGGCCATCAGAGCGCGGCCGAGATCTCCGAGGCTGACCCCGTGAAGCTCGTGGGAAGGCAGGAGCACCTCCTGCTGAAGGACCCGCAGTCGACGAAAATCCGCCTCGGCGCCGGCCGCATCGCCGGAGTCGAGGCGCTGACTCGCCAGGTTGTGGCGCAGGCCGAGGGCGGCCCGCGAGCGCGGACCGGCAATCGCCTCGACCGTCGCCAGGGCCTTCCCGGTCAACTCCATGGCCTCGGTCAAATTGCCGAGACCGACAAAGCAAGAGGCGAGGCTCTGCTGCGTCACCGCGACCTTGAAGGATTGTGGACCCAGGGTCTCGGTATGGCTTTGCAGCGCGGACTGAAGCAGTGGAATCGCCGCCTCGTAGTCGCCCTTGCCGACGAAGACGAGAGCCAGGCCTTCGATCACCTGAATGTGCTGCGCGCTGGAGGCCTCGAAATGGCGGCGCGAATGCTCGAGAGCCCGCTGCAGGAAGGCCTCCGCTTCGACCATCTCGCCGAGACGGATCTTCGAGTATCCGATCAGAATCAGCAGCATCGAGAACTGTTCCGGCGGGGGCCCGTCGAGCCCCTCCATGATGCCGAGGGCCTCCATCGCGAGGCGCGCGCTCTCTTCGATCTGGCCGTCGGCCTGGAGGACGTTGGCGAGCCGCGTCGCCGCAGCCGCCACCCGCTCGTGATCCGGCGGCAGAGCCTGCCGACGCAAGGCCAGGGCTTCGCGCAGCGGCGCCACCGCCTCCGAGGTCTTGCCCGACTGGTAGAGGTGGTCGCCGACCTCCACCAAGACGTAGGCCCGCCGCAGCCGCTGATCTCCGGGCTCTTCGTCGACGAGCTCTAGGGCTTCTTCCAACAACCCTCCAGCCTCGTCGAAGAGCTCCAGGTTGCTGTAAATACGGCCGGTGGCGGTGAGCAGGCGCGATCGG
This window of the Acidobacteriota bacterium genome carries:
- a CDS encoding CHAT domain-containing protein produces the protein MKYQNFVLSFSRDNDGNWVVEASSPTGESKSQPFRPDPAFTRIYRGVRPAGEPNPSPEEHGEHLYRALFDGELGKLFENNFGAVEASADRGLRLLLKFDPRHRELMSLPWELLFRQRTGNFLGLSRKTPIVRALDVPSRSIAPKHPERLKVLAVRGRGGGPSLDLDREVEQLTQGIEKVAEIRELTPESRSRLRRTLLEDAYHVLHIMAHSEVDPRSHEGRLFLGMADQSDLSITGQELALEVRDASSLQLIFLNSCESARGGAMAQRSDFSGIASALLRTGFPAVVAMNQPISDAAAIAFSSEFYRRLALGDSLEEATNEGRLAIHRLDGGSTEWSTPVLFSGPETIRLVAPQSSSPRRSSRFRKSLLGATAFTLMAALVAFVPWRSDRRALPTESTEPPIGKAEAAHPVLMLDEIFYDAVKDDDGFEYIVLYNSGPVDIDLGGYSLGAGGEHYNHTTIQLEGIIGAGQIFVVGGPESNERNGFPEFDQRVNIQPDLQNVTSEAADGVALFDRPKAQIKQETVPIDAVIYGEKNTNRLIDRHGDVAKPHVGMAPKGHCLERVDLAGNWRISSQPTPNRSNLRDGNRP
- a CDS encoding caspase family protein, with amino-acid sequence MNHRPQLALLVGIDHYRPRPPAHLAFPDLGGCCRDVATVAAMLRAERAGAPRRIIELTSPNDDSQAPLPTYENIIRSWRALLAQAHPGDQLLVHFSGHGSRVPSWTPGKEVDEALVPCNVGNPEARYLRDVEVLYLLEETLRHDVHPTLVLDSCHAGGMAHRGRARSRGTGLIDPSPRPSDSLVASRAQLDRAWRAAAGRRQRKTELASGWLPAPRGYVLLAACRAHEKAFESIFGGRQGGVLTQRWLTTWQQQPQGTWQQLYPALQHTIAETMEGQLPIVEGEVDRQVFTNDTRRPDSGSALILEQQGDRVLLQAGYAHGAEVGSRFALSDKQPDGKTEIEIEEVGSVLSWGRMAPGRGEQQIPVGSHARALSPPPTERPTVSLAPALAQHLAFFEIALVDLATLTLDPPSKADIRIEPCGDRIAVRFAGQAVADSGDPREVVDWVRHLAFFDRVRRLQNSAPGPGLAQSLAASLRRPTDPTSGRPVQRLETGCEERFYLELHNRAEMAINLAILNLDSAFAIERIYPRRSEGPFFSLEAGARASLPFETTGPAGRELLKVIAALQGIDLTPLERPPLNALVRRSGAEPEAEQPERLLTRTAGDWISLNFEVIAK
- a CDS encoding haloacid dehalogenase type II produces the protein MTEPVKPRVLVFDVNETLLDLAPVKRTVGAVLGGREDLVPWWFSTMLHHSLVETVTGTFHDFGEIGTAALMMVAEAQGLELSREQARKAVEPILSLPPHDDVIPALETLVKGPFRLVSLTNSSSQGVETQFRNAGLTEFFERRYSIETIGKYKPHPDAYRMVLDDLDVPAEQALMVAAHGWDLAGAKSVGMQTAFIARPEKVLYPNVEEPDYIVENLFDLGMMLAFLA